A genomic segment from Nematostella vectensis chromosome 6, jaNemVect1.1, whole genome shotgun sequence encodes:
- the LOC5507367 gene encoding potassium voltage-gated channel subfamily A member 7: protein MRMENCEVNNHVCERNSGVFEEEEDEREITPFMQKTENHHKKKKEKGKRIIINVSGLRFETYEATLAQFPNTLLGSESKREEYFDSDADEYFFDRNRSTFEAILFFYQSNGKLVRPSGVPFLLFKDEVIFFKLGKDNLKRLEEEEGYIEETTRVLPRHHLQRRIWELFEYPDSSMGARVLAVWSVSVILISIVVFCIETLPTFRCKTSPDGNGCPKLLPGTNSTADHPEPVEKSSAWLALEILCIAWFTLEYVVRLLSSPQKLLFVRSFLNVIDLMAILPYYITLPMKDLRITSLAVLRVIRLVRVFRIFKLSRHSRGLQVLGHTLRASSRELAMLIFFLLISVVLFSSAVYYAEEEEAASKFSSIPDAFWWAVVTMTTVGYGDMYPVTPWGKLVGSICAISGVLTIALPVPVIVSNFNYFYKREQLSSSMEAAENGESSYGSYRDEKDGEHELVNGPFVASPSGHLVTSAHNSYSLEEVKVETPV, encoded by the coding sequence ATGAGGATGGAAAATTGTGAAGTAAATAATCACGTTTGTGAGAGAAACTCTGGCGTTTTTGAGGAAGAAGAGGATGAAAGAGAAATAACACCTTTTATGCAGAAAACGGAAAATCaccataaaaaaaagaaggaaaaaggCAAACGAATAATTATCAACGTGAGTGGACTTCGGTTTGAGACTTACGAGGCAACCTTAGCACAATTTCCCAATACCTTACTCGGATCCGAGTCGAAACGCGAAGAATATTTCGACAGTGACGCGGACGAATACTTTTTCGATCGAAACAGATCAACTTTTGAGgcaatattgtttttctaCCAATCCAACGGCAAGCTGGTTCGCCCTAGTGGAGTACCCTTTCTACTGTTTAAAGACGAAGTGATATTTTTCAAGTTGGGTAAGGATAATTTAAAGCGTTTGGAGGAAGAAGAAGGTTATATCGAGGAAACTACGCGTGTTCTTCCGCGTCATCATCTTCAGAGGCGAATATGGGAACTCTTTGAATATCCAGATAGCTCGATGGGCGCGCGCGTCCTCGCGGTCTGGTCCGTGTCCGTCATCCTTATTTCTATCGTAGTTTTCTGCATCGAAACTTTGCCCACATTTCGCTGTAAAACCAGCCCTGACGGGAATGGCTGCCCTAAGCTATTACCCGGCACTAATTCGACAGCTGATCATCCTGAGCCGGTGGAAAAGAGCTCTGCGTGGCTGGCACTGGAAATTTTATGCATTGCCTGGTTTACGCTTGAGTATGTAGTAAGACTACTTTCATCACCACAAAAACTTTTATTTGTGCGCTCTTTTCTAAACGTGATTGACCTAATGGCGATCTTACCCTACTATATCACCCTCCCAATGAAGGACCTACGCATCACATCTCTCGCAGTTTTGCGAGTCATAAGATTGGTGCGCGTGTTCCGTATCTTTAAGCTATCGCGTCACTCTCGCGGCCTACAGGTCCTCGGACACACGCTACGCGCGAGCTCGCGCGAGTTAGCGATGTTGATTTTCTTTCTACTGATCAGCGTTGTCCTGTTCTCAAGCGCAGTGTACTACGCTGAGGAGGAAGAAGCAGCTTCCAAATTCAGCAGCATTCCAGACGCGTTCTGGTGGGCCGTGGTGACTATGACAACCGTTGGGTACGGGGACATGTATCCCGTGACTCCGTGGGGCAAGTTAGTGGGATCGATCTGCGCCATTTCCGGTGTGCTTACAATTGCACTTCCGGTTCCCgttattgtttcaaattttaattacTTTTACAAACGGGAACAGTTATCGAGCTCAATGGAAGCAGCGGAGAATGGCGAGTCGTCGTATGGGAGCTACCGAGATGAGAAAGATGGGGAACATGAGCTCGTGAATGGGCCGTTTGTAGCAAGTCCCTCGGGTCATCTCGTTACCAGCGCGCACAACTCGTACAGCCTCGAGGAGGTTAAAGTGGAAACACCAGTTTAA
- the LOC5507361 gene encoding myosin regulatory light polypeptide 9 — translation MTTYIRVMMLSTELRNNKMSSRKRIERKQLASQASRVNRVPSNFFTALDQSQIRLFKEAFNIIDQDRNGIITRDDLRGTLSSLGQKPTFEEIDDMMEGKPSFNFTSFLSMFGLRMANTDPEDIILRAFSCLDDGGDGKLSAKMLRELLTTMGQRMKYSDVTQLFDDVGADQDGNLDYVKLVRLLKNGANDQSASHIAGSILALSDTGSASIVISRDLD, via the exons ATGACGACATATATTCGTGTGATGATGCTAAGTACAGAACTTCGGAATAATAAGATGTCTTCGCGAAAACgaatagaaagaaaacaattagcatcACAAGCATCGAGGGTCAACCGCGTGCCTTCAAATTTCTTCACAGCTCTAGATCAATCGCAGATAAGGCTGTTCAAAGAAGCATTTAATATCATAGACCAGGACAGAAATGGCATCATCACTAGGG ATGATCTTCGAGGCACTCTGAGTTCTCTTGGACAGAAGCCAACATTCGAGGAAATTGATGACATGATGGAGGGCAAACCATCCTTCAACTTCACCTCTTTTCTTTCCATGTTTGGTCTGCGCATGGCAAATACCGACCCTGAAGATATCATTCTTAGAGCGTTTAGTTGCCTAGACGACGGTGGAGATGGGAAGCTGAGTGCAAAGATGTTGAGAGAACTCCTCACAACCATGGGGCAAAG AATGAAATACTCTGATGTGACCCAGCTTTTTGATGACGTAGGAGCTGATCAAGATGGAAACTTGGATTACGTCAAGCTAGTGCGCCTGCTCAAAAATGGCGCCAACGACCAGTCCGCCAGTCATATTGCAGGAAGCATTTTGGCTCTGAGTGACACAGGCTCTGCCTCTATTGTTATTTCTCGGGATTTAGATTAG
- the LOC5507368 gene encoding VPS10 domain-containing receptor SorCS3: protein MAFFEATMIQLALTVVLAITFCFAMQDLDYIDGMKIVRFGSEVKREERTHLFRSAIHDLLSSPRARERRDAPTLGYPDAKDSGKLAHEFVLHGDNHSVAFLHWSGARSEVIFIFTADYREINRTNVGSIYAKSAYIWRSTNYGESFDRDDVTKFPKGSSISGIRFCKGNNKKVLVFDKAARQLYVSTNEGSSYESVKLLFRPADIRCHSIYDDMLLGYDDTTEKLYYSKDSGTHWTLLSAFVAKYYWVLPHLGNNPKIVFIEVKNNGRYHSSVLKFADLSSDSPDGVQVFDNSLGFFGSLSFEMQGNYLFVKKHYPSSALFVSYNLGKFQKAVFPLKLPETDYYVVDASEGEVLVSVKHLMTYNLYVSGTNGTKYSLSLQRLLATRTIQWNKIQTLADIHMVKSLRGVYLANIHFGHKRYFRTMITFDKGGTWYPLRVPQDSQSSCVLPKCSLNLHMQHSQHYYQIPGIVSSKTAVGLIIAQGELGTSFTLNPNVFMSRDGGLTWKRVLYGSYDFVLLDHGGIIAAVPLRNNTKTVQYSCSEGNTWASLELAQGLLAYGLVTEPGSTTLVSNIFGQHLNKRFEWLSVKLNFSSVFSQPCTDANYTQWSPVDERVSGNCSLGEMIVYTRRKASDCCFNGRDYNGSIIRGTCNCTDEDYMCDVGFKRDRDDNECYPEDLAVLVPDPCPETTYYMKSSGYRKVPGDRCSGGQLEQDFKPVWTRCPTLAPEGLQIIMERTTVASLTPISFKLVQNKGSISSTWYVWDFGDSNKTTNLTGLALAKNLTHEYKYHGDYNVTITAGNIMGSAYTKIIVRVIDVIRRAQIIPPHAVLVDRPADFNVTLFSNHALSWRSEHGFVHFVWRFEEGQKPNLTWESQVQHVFTTKGKYKVSLEAINEVSRQYDSVTITVHDKLRTLRLYFNEELDKENKGTVEWREYFARRLLAELTRILNVASQRLEVAVVQGLPTYVDVSIIERDENTTRTMDQLAEDIRQAVSRNVVEVSFPDGSVATAIYAEVLSYEDKKQSPTRRPETQDYRLAIAIGVAAGVVMLFLVGIIFFAYRRYTWMYRRYHRLSMNGSQPLNAETEPALDYSANGEGVRYTVTSVGPEPGDSDDELIRDTGELQVMEEPEDANDDVPLTSIAGASRA, encoded by the exons ATGGCTTTTTTTGAAGCTACTATGATCCAGCTAGCATTGACTGTAGTCCTAGCGATAACATTTTGCTTTGCAATGCAAGATTTGGACTATATTGATGGCATGAAGATTGTTCGTTTTGGGTCAGAAGTGAAACGGGAAGAGAGAACTCATCTCTTTCGTTCAGCGATTCATGACTTGTTGTCTTCGCCACGTGCTAGGGAAAGACGGGACGCGCCTACACTTGGTTACCCCGATGCGAAAGACAGCGGAAAATTAGCTCATGAGTTTGTGCTTCATGGAGACAACCATAGCGTTGCATTTCTTCACTGGTCAGGCGCTAGAAGTGAG gttatttttatctttactGCTGACTACAGGGAAATAAACAGAACAAATGTTGGAAGTATTTATGCTAAATCTGCTTACATATGGAG GTCAACAAACTATGGTGAATCATTTGATCGTGATGATGTTACAAAATTTCCTAAGGGGAGCTCTATCAGTGGTATTAGATTCTGCAAAGGGAACAATAAAAag GTTCTGGTGTTTGACAAAGCTGCCAGGCAGTTGTATGTCTCAACAAATGAAGGCAGCAGCTACGAATCTGTAAAGCTACTCTTCAGACCAGCTGACATCCGGTGTCACAGCATCTATGACGACATGTTGCTAGGTTACGATGACACAACAGAAAAG TTGTATTACTCAAAAGACAGTGGTACACATTGGACGTTGCTCAGTGCATTTGTTGCCAAATACTATTG GGTTCTTCCCCACTTGGGCAACAATCCtaaaattgttttcattgaagTAAAGAATAATGGCCGGTACC ATTCTTCAGTGCTGAAGTTTGCGGATTTGTCATCAGACTCACCTGATGGTGTGCAAGTGTTTGATAATAGCCTTGGGTTTTTTGGCTCTCTGTCATTTGAAATGCAGGGGAACTATCTGTTTGTAAAG aaacacTATCCATCAAGTGCTCTTTTTGTGTCTTATAACCTTGGCAAATTTCAGAAAGCAGTATTTCCTCTCAAGCTACCAGAGACT GACTATTATGTTGTTGATGCCAGTGAGGGTGAAGTGCTTGTGTCTGTGAAACATCTCATGACCTACAACCTTTACGTGTCCGGTACAAATGGGACCAAGTATTCCCTCTCCCTGCAACGCCTACTTGCAACCCGTACTATACAATGGAATAAAATTCAAACACTGGCAGATATACACATG GTCAAGAGCTTGCGTGGAGTGTACTTGGCTAATATTCACTTTGGCCACAAGCGCTACTTCCGTACGATGATCACCTTCGACAAGGGCGGGACATGGTACCCCCTTAGGGTCCCCCAGGACTCCCAGAGCTCATGTGTTTTG CCAAAGTGCTCACTCAACTTACACATGCAACACAGCCAGCACTACTACCAAATCCCAGGCATAGTATCCTCCAAGACTGCTGTTGGCTTGATCATAGCGCAGG GGGAACTGGGCACTAGCTTTACACTAAACCCTAACGTCTTCATGTCACGTGATGGAGGGCTAACATGGAAAAGG GTTCTTTATGGTTCTTACGATTTTGTTCTGCTGGACCATGGTGGCATCATTGCTGCTGTTCCCTTACGAAACAACACTAAAACAGTCCA ATATAGTTGCTCAGAAGGTAACACTTGGGCCTCTCTCGAGCTTGCTCAAGGGCTTCTTGCATATGGTCTTGTGACGGAGCCTGGGTCCACCACACTCGTCTCTAA TATTTTCGGTCAACACCTGAACAAACGGTTTGAGTGGCTTTCTGTTAAGTTAAACTTCTCATCTGTGTTCAGCCAGCCTTGCACTGATGCGAATTACACACAGTGGTCCCCAGTCGATGAG AGAGTCAGTGGAAACTGTTCGCTTGGTGAGATGATAGTCTACACGCGCCGCAAAGCCTCCGATTGCTGCTTCAATGGCAGGGACTATAATGGGTCCATCATTAGAGGGACTTGTAATTGTACTGATGAGGACTACATGTG TGACGTTGGGTTCAAACGAGACAGGGATGATAACGAATGCTATCCCGAGGATTTGGCCGTACTCGTACCGGATCCATGTCCAGAGACAACATACTACATGAAGTCTTCAGG ATATCGGAAGGTTCCTGGAGACAGGTGCTCCGGAGGACAGCTTGAGCAGGACTTTAAGCCTGTGTGGACCCGCTGCCCCACTCTGG CTCCCGAAGGCCTTCAGATCATAATGGAGAGGACAACTGTAGCCTCCCTCACACCCATCTCCTTCAAACTCGTCCAAAACAAG GGTTCTATCTCAAGCACGTGGTACGTTTGGGACTTTGGTGACAGTAACAAGACTACAAACCTGACGGGCCTAGCGCTTGCAAAGAACCTGACCCACGAGTACAAATACCACGGGGATTATAACGTGACAATCACTGCAGGCAACATAATGGGGAGCGCTTATACCAAGATCATCGTACGAGTAATAG ACGTGATTCGGCGCGCGCAGATCATACCGCCCCATGCAGTTCTCGTCGACAGGCCTGCCGACTTCAACGTCACGCTCTTCTCCAACCACGCCCTAAGCTGGCGCTCTGAACACGGCTTCGTGCACTTCGTGTGGAGGTTTGAGGAAGGGCAAAAGCCTAACTTGACGTGGGAAAGCCAAGTTCAGCATGTGTTCACTACCAAAGGAAAATACAAGGTTTCTCTAGAGGCGATCAACGAAGTCAGCCGCCAATACGACTCCGTTACCATCACGGTACACG ACAAGCTGAGAACTCTACGGTTGTACTTCAATGAGGAGCTTGACAAGGAGAACAAGGGAACAGTGGAATGGCGCGAGTACTTTGCACGGCGTCTTCTGGCCGAGTTAACTAGG ATCCTAAACGTAGCCTCGCAACGGCTTGAGGTAGCAGTTGTCCAAGGCTTACCCACCTATGTGGATGTGTCCATCATAGAGAGGGACGAAAACACAACCCGTACCATGGACCAG CTAGCTGAGGATATTCGCCAAGCCGTGAGTAGAAATGTCGTCGAAGTTTCATTCCCAGACGGCAGTGTCGCAACTGCTATTTATGCTGAGGTATTGAGTTATGAGG ACAAAAAGCAGTCACCGACCCGTCGGCCAGAAACTCAGGATTACCGCTTAGCCATTGCCATAGGCGTGGCTGCGGGCGTGGTGATGCTGTTCTTGGTTGGGATCATCTTTTTCGCGTACAG GAGGTACACTTGGATGTACCGAAGGTATCATCGCCTTTCTATGAACGGCTCACAGCCGCTAAACGCAGAGACGGAGCCTGCATTGGACTATAGTGCTAACGGCGAGGGAGTGCGTTACACGGTCACGTCAGTGGGGCCAGAGCCAGGGGACAGCGACGATGAGCTCATACGAGACACGG GAGAATTGCAAGTCATGGAAGAACCAGAGGATGCGAACGACGACGTGCCGCTGACCTCAATTGCAGGCGCATCACGTGCGTGA